Below is a window of Hydrogenimonas sp. SS33 DNA.
TTCCGCCACGGACGCTTCCAGGAGCAGAAGATCATCCAGCTGGGCGAAAAAGGAAAACTCAACGCCCCCGGCGGCACCCAGCAGTATTGGCCTGCCCACCACAAACGGCTCATCGACGGGCTCTTCGCCGAAGGGTACCGCCTCCGCTACAGCGGCGGCATGGTTCCCGACCTGCACCAGATTCTTCTCAAAGGCGGCGGGCTCTTCAGCTATCCGGGCACGACCGACAAGCCCCAGGGCAAGCTTCGCAAGCTCTTTGAGGTCTTCCCTTTCGCCTTCGTCTACGAAACCGCAGGCGGCGAAGCGATCGACGACAAGGGGCGCAGACTGCTGGAGCTACCCTGCGACGACCCCCACGAAACAACCCCCTGCTTTTTCGGAAGCCGCTATGAGATCGCGAAGGTGAGGGAGGCCTATGGCGTCTGAAAGCAAGAGCACCGACGAGTGGGTCCTCGCCCGCGACCGTGCGAAAGAGAAGCTCCTTGCATGCCAGCAGGAGCACAACGTCACCAGCTGCCTCAAATGCGAAAAGATCCTCGGCTGCGAAATCCGCGCCCAGTATGTGAAAAAGGTGTACGAAAGCATGAGCAAAGGCCAGGGAGGCGGATTCGAGTTTTAAACTAAAAGTTAAAAACTAAAAACTGAAAGTTTCGGTTTTATCACTTTTATCAAGTGTTAGTTTTTAGCTTTTAGTTTTTAGTTGAAAAAGAGGTTCCATGAGCGAAAAATGTAAAAAAGTCTATATCACCACCCCTATCTACTACGTCAACGACGTTCCCCACATCGGGCATGCCTACACGACGATCATCGCCGATACCCTGGCGCGCTATTCGCGCCTGGTCGGCTACGACGTCTTCTTCCTCACGGGCACCGACGAACACGGCCAGAAGATCGAGCAGGCGGCCAAAGCCCGGGGGAAGACGCCCCAGGAGTACGCCGACGAAATCTCCGCCCGTTTCAAAAACCTCTGGGACGAATTTGAGATCAGCTACGACAAGTTCATCCGCACCACCGACGAGAACCATATGAAAGGGGTGCAGAAGGCCTTCGAGATCATGTACGACAACGGCGACATCTACAAGGATGTCTACCGCGGCCACTACTGCGTCAGCTGCGAAACCTTCTTCACCGACACCCAGCTCATCGACGAAGAGTTCTGCCCCGACTGCGGCAAATCGACGACGATCGTCGAAGAGGAGAGCTACTTCTTCCGCCTCAGCAACTACGAAACGAAACTTCTGGAGTGGTATGAGAGCGCACCGGAGTGCATCCTTCCCAAATCGAAGCGCAACGAAGTGATCAATTTCGTCAAAAACGGGCTGGAGGACCTCTCCATCACGAGAACCAGCTTCGACTGGGGCGTCAAACTCCCCGAAAAACTGGGCGACCCCAAGCATGTCATGTATGTCTGGCTCGACGCCCTGATGAACTACGTCACCGCACTGGGATACGGCACCGACGAAGCGAAGATGGCCTACTGGCCCGCCAAAATCCACCTGATCGGAAAGGACATTCTCCGCTTCCATGCCATCTACTGGCCCGCTTTCCTGATGAGCCTGGGGCTGGAGCTTCCCCACCACGTGGCGGCGCACGGCTGGTGGACCCGCAACGGGGAGAAAATGAGCAAGTCCAAAGGCAATGTGGTCGACCCCAAAGAGATCGCCGATGCCTACGGGCTGGAGAACTTCCGTTACTTCATGCTCCGTGAGGTTCCTTTCGGCCAGGACGGAGACTTCAGCCAGCGCGCACTCATCGACCGTATCAACTCCGACCTGGGCAACGACCTGGGGAACCTGCTCAACCGCATCATCGGCATGAGCGGCAAATATTTCGACTACAACATCGACAGCGGCGGCGTCAAAACGTACCACGCCGAAGAGCTGGCGGAGGCGGAAGCCGTTTTTGCCAGGGTGGAGCCCTATCTCTACGAAGTACAGACCAACCGCTATCTCGAAGAGCTCTGGAAGAGCCTGCGCATCGCCAACAAGGCCATCGACACCGCCATGCCCTGGGCGAAGATGAAAGAGGGCAAAAAGGAGGAGGCGATGGCTACCATCGCCCTGGTCGCCAACATCCTGGCAAAAACGGCGGTCCTCCTGCACCCCTTCATGCCCAAAACCACAGACACCATCGCCAAAGCGCTGGGCTTTGTCATTTCGACGGAAAATTACCGGAAACTCGTCAAAGAGCAGGCCCTGCTTGAAGCCTTCACCATAGAGAAGATCCCGCCCCTCTTCCCCCGCATCGAAGAGCCTCTGGTCGCCACGCCCCAGGAGAAGCGCGACGAGACGGCCAAAGCCGAAGAGAAAAAGGCGGCGGCGAAAAAGGAGAAAGAGCAAACTTCGAAAGAGGCCTCCGGCGCAAATCTCATCACCATCGACCAGTTCTTCCAGACCCAGCTGAAGGTCGGTACCGTCGTCGAGGCCGAAGAGGTCCCCAAAAGCAAGAAACTGCTGAAGCTCCGGGTGGACCTGGGCGAGGAGAAGCCCCGGCAGATCGTCGCCGGCATCAAGGAGTGGTACGGCCCCGCGGATCTTGTGGGCACCCAGGTCTGCGTCGTCGCCAACCTCAAACCCGCCAAACTGATGGGGCTTCTGAGCGAAGGGATGATCCTCGCCGCCAAAGACGACGAAGGGCTCTGCCTGATCCGTCCCGAAAAACCCAAAAAGCCCGGGAGCAGCATCGGCTGATGCACCCTACCCATCCGGTTCTCCGCCGTTACGGTGACAAATGCGCATAGAATCCCTTCTCGCCGTCACCGGCGGCACGCTTCTCAACACCCCTTTCGTCTCCCGTTTCGACAGTGTGGCCCTCTCGGCCAAAAAGGTGGAGCGGGGCACCCTCTTCATCGCCGGAAACCGCGAAGAGATCACCGATGCCGTCCTGCGTGGCGCCTACGGCATCGTCGCCGAGCCTCCCCTGCATGTGGCGGACGAAGAGATCGCCTGGATCGAAGTGGCCGACCTCCAAAAGGCCCTGCCCAAAATCCTCCGCCTCTGGCTTGTGGACAACCCCAGGGAGACCCTGCTGGTATCGCGCCCGGTTTTCGAATTTCTCCAAATGCTCCATCATGGCGGCGAACTGCTTTTCCTGGAGGGCAGCGAAGAGGCCATGAGCGAACGGGTGCTGCGAAGCAGGCCCGACCAGGCCATCGTCACCTTCGACACCCTCTTTCTGGAGCATGTCGGCATGCCCTACACACGCCCCGAAACCGGGAGGCCCGAAGCCCGGGTTCTCTCCCGAACTCTTTTTGAAACCTCCCTGCTCCTGGAGGGAAGGTTCCACCCCCATCTGCCCCTCATGCCGTGCATGCTGCCTTATTTTCTGGGTGCCCTCGCCCTTTTGAAGGCGCGCAGCCTCCCCTGGCATCTTTCGAAGCTCGACTATCCCGGCAGCTGCCGCCCCCTCTTCGTCGACAGCCGCCTCCGCCCCCTCCCCTTCGGCGCCAGCGAAAAGGTACTGCTCTTTGTAAACCTGCCCGATCCCTGCCCCTGCATCGAAGCGTTCACGGAGGCGAAGTGGACCGGCCATACTCTCTTTTTGCCAACACACTTTAAGCCCCCGTGTGATATAACGTTTTCTCAAATCACGTACGAATCGGTACAGGAGCTCCTGCCCACACTTCGGGAAGCGGTGAAAGCGCCCGGCTACCGCATCGTGGCGGGCGTGCGCCCGGAAATCTTTCTGAATGCGGCGCTCCCGCCCTCCGACACCGAAAAAAAAGAGAAAGGATTGTTTTAAATGAGCGACACCTCCGAACCTTCATCGGATTCGAAGATTCAGGAATTTCTGGAGGACTACTGGGACCTGCTCTCGGGTGTGGTTTTCGCCCTCGGCGCTTTCCTGTTCCATCACAGCGGCCACGGTTACCTCTCCACACTCTTCTCCGGCCTCGCCATCGCCTCCTTCTCCTTCACCGTCTCCGAAATCGCGGAGATTCTCGCAGAAAGGCTCCAGGAACCCTTCGCCAGTTTCGTTCTGACCTTCAGCGCCGTCGCGGTGGAGATATTGCTGCTTTTCATGATTCTGCTTGAAGGCAGTCACGGCGCCCATGCGCTGGAGACCGTCAAAGGGGGTATCATCTCCGCCGTCATCGTCGACCTGAACGTCCTGCTGGGCATCGCGGTCTTCGTCGGCGGCCTGCGTTTCAAGGAGCAGGAGCACAACGAAGACACCTCCAGCACCTACACGACGATCCTTCTGGTCGCTTCCGTCGCCCTGCTGGTCCCCAGCCTGCTGCACTACTCGAAAAACAGCGGCGACTCCCTGATGACCGCCAGCTACATCATCGCGGCCCTGCTGGTCGTCTACTATGTCACCATCTTCATCTTCCAGACCAAAACCCATATCCACTTCTTCAAAGCGACCGCCCGCAGCCGCATCTTCCGCCTGCGGCGCAAACGGGCTCAGGAGAGAAACGAAGAGGAGGAGGATGAAGACTACATCTTCGAACGGCTCCCCAACATCGCCAACTTCTTCGCCATCTTCTTCCTCATCTTCCTCATCGGCATCATCGCCGAAATCTTCGCCAGCGACGGCATGAAGATCGCCAACGACTACGGGATCTCCGCCGCCCTGGCGGGTCTGGTCATCGCCATCATCAGCGTCTCGCCCGAACTCTTCACTGCCGTCAAGGCGGCCAAGAGCGACCAGATCCAGCGGGTCGTTAACATCGCCATGGGCGCTTCGACCGTCTCGATTCTCCTGACGGTACCGATCCTGATGATCCTGGCCCCCTTCGCCGGCGTGCACCTCTCCCTCGATTTCAACAGCCTCCAGATCGGGGCGCTCATCCTGACGATCATCCTGGCGTGGAAAACCACGGACAACGGGGAGACCAACTATGTCGAAGGGATCAGCCACCTGATGTTCTTCTTCGCCTATGCGGTGATTGCGGCGTTTTATCATTAGATCTTGGCTTCGCCAAATACGGATGTCGGGCCAAGCCCGACATCCTGCGTTGACACTGGGTCCGCTTCGGCAGCGGGCCCACGCGCAGCTAAACCGCGCTTATGGTCTCGGTTTGCCTGATAGTTTTAACCGATTTTATATCTGAATGCATATTGAGTATAATCTGCCATATTATGGTTGACCATTCCCGAAGTGAAAAGGAGTATAGTTGAAACGAAGAGATTTTCTCAAAACCGCGGCGGCGGCCGGGGCGGTCGCGACGCTGGGCGGGTGTACCCGGGAGCAGATCGAGGGGAAAAAGAGTTTTCATACGAGCAGGGGCAGGCGGGTCACGCTTAAAATCGCCACCAGCTGGCCGGCGCACTTTCCCATTATGGGAACGGGGGTGGAGCGTTTCGCCAAGAAGTGCGAGGAGATGAGCGGCGGCTCGCTGCGTATCAAGGTCTACCCCAAAAACATACTCGTGCCGGCTCTGGCGGTTTTCGACGCCACCAGCAGCGGGCAGATCGACGGTTTCCACTCCGGCCCCTACTACTGGAAAGGCAAAAACCCCGCCTTCGCGCTTTTCAGCGGCCTGCCGCTGGGCATGGTCGCCTCGGAGCTGAAGGGCTGGATGGATTACGGCGGAGGGTACGACCTTTGGCGGGAGCTCTACGCCAAACACAACCTCTACCCCTTCATGGGCGGCAACACCGGTGTGCAGATGGGGGGATGGTTCAGAAAACCGATCCACAGCCTGGCCGACCTCAAGGGGCTCAAGATGCGTATTCCGGGCCTTGGCGGCGAAGTGATGGCGAAACTGGGCGTCAACCCCATTCTCCTGCCCGCCGGGGAGATCTACACCGCCCTGGAGCGCGGCACCATCGACGCCACCGAATGGGTCGGGCCGGCGCTGGATATCCGCATGGGCTTTTACAAAGTGGCGCCCTACTACTACACGGGCTGGCACGAGCCGGGGTCGATTCTGGAACTGACGTTCAACAAAGCCCGCTTCGAGAAGCTGGGTCAGGAGCACCAGGCGATCATCCGCTACGCCGCCGAAGCGATGACGACGGAGATGTACCACGAATTCATGGACCAAAACGCCAGAGCCCTGGTCAAGCTCAAAGAGGCGGGCATCAAAATCTACGACTTCCCCAAAGAGGTGATCGAAGCCGCCAAAAAGGCGGTCGGAGAGGTGGTGGAAGAGCAGAGCCGGCAAAGCGCCGACTTCAAACGGGTCTACGCCTCGATGGAGGCTTACTATAGACTCATCAAACCCTGGACCGACATCAGCGAGGCGAAATACCTCTCCATCCGCTAAAAGAACCCCTCTTTCTCCAGACGCCTGCGGAACTTCTCCGCAGCCGCTTCCAGCGCCATCGGCCCGCTTTCGCCGCTCTCGCCCTCCACACGGTACCGTTTCGTCAGAAAAGGGTCCTGATAGGGGCGGTGAAACTTCAAGGTGATGTCGGCCGTAAGAGTGTGGAGGCTCCCCTTTTCCCGATGTACCAGCCTTGCCGACACGTCGACGCAAACGGTGCCGCTGCGCCGCTGTGAGGGTGGGACGGTTCGGTACCCCTTCGTATGAAGCGCCCTGCCCAGGGCGCGGCTGAAGAGAGTATACGCCGGAATCCTGGGGTGCTCGACACAGAAAACCAACTCTTTGAGCACGTTTTTCTGTATCGACTGGAAATAAGGTATGGCCCGGAGGACCCGCATTCTCATCGTTTTGCCGTAGGGAAGGATGGCATCGGCCAGGATGAAATCAGGAAGCAGCACCTTGAGATCCTCCTCCGAACGCCTGGCGGCCTGGTAGCGCTGCAAAGGGGAGGCTTTCGAGACGGAGTGCCACCGCTCCTCGATGGGCACCAGCCTTTGCAACACCCTTTTTCGCAGGGGTCCGGCCAATGTTTTCCTCTCCGCTCCGACCAGAAGATACCATCTTCCGCTCTCACTCTTCTCTTTTTTCAGTACTTTCGTCACCGGACCGAGGGCAGCGACCCGCTTTACCATCTCCTGACGCTGCCTCTTCGTCAACCATGCGCACCCGCTTCTCTTTTTTTCACAGTGGCGCCCGACACTCTCGGCGATCTGCTGTTTCAACGCCGCCGCGGCACTGCGGTTGGCGTCGTCAATGCTCTTCCCCTCTCCGGCACCGTAAAAATAGCGCTCATCTTCCCGTAAAGCCTTCGAAAACCAGGTAGGTACTTTCTGCGTCGTGGCGTTCGACTCTTCGTGCACGACGATCTGGGGATGGGTGCTTGTGGAGACGCACCCCTGAAAGAGAGGAAGAAGCGCGAGCAGAAGCAGTAAGGCTGACTTTTTCATATACGATATATCGGCAAAAAAAGGATTTGGCTCACCGTTTTTTCGGAAAAAATCGTTTGATGACGTATCCGCCGTCACGAATCTCTCCGTCCGTGTCGGTTTGGTAATCGTCGAAATGTTCGTTGAGGATGGTGGCGAGGTACTTGAGCCTCTCCTCGACGGTTAAATGCGGAAAGTGTCCTTTCAGCCAACTGTAGGGCACCTCTAAAAACCCATGCCCAGTCATAGAAGGCAAAGAGAGCGTCGGATTTCGTAGTAAGGCGGGCGTTGGGCTACTTGGAAAGTAACTCGAGGAGAGCTCCTGCGAAAGACGATGCTCACTTTGCCTTCCCTTCGGGCTTTGCGAGCTTTCACGCAACCTGCGTTGCCGCTCCTTGAATTGGCTTTGGCCAGTCCTGCGTCGCGGCGCCTTGTCTGCGCAAAAGCTTGCAAAGCTATGGCGGGGATGGGGTTTTAGAGGTGCCCTGTGGATATCTTCACCGCTTTCGGCGATGCCTTCGTGCAACGTGCGTATATACGCTTCGCTCAGATCGAGGCGGTTTTCAGGCATCAACGTTTTTGTAGGGGATGGGGTCTTTCAGCCCCGCTTTTTCGAAGCCTTTGAGGCGAAGGCGGCAGCTGTCGCAGACACCGCACGCTTCCTCTTCGTTCTGGTAGCAGCTCCAGGTCAGCTCCAGCGGGACGCCGACTTCCACGGCCGTTTTGACGATATCCTCCTTCTTCAGGTGCACCAGCGGTGTTTCGATGGTGATGCGGGTTTCGTCCTTCGTACCGAGGTTGATCGCCTTTTCCATGGCTTCGATGAAAGATTCCCTGCAGTCGGGGTAGCCGCTGCTGTCCTCTTCCACCACACCTATAAAGAGTGCTTCCGCCCCCTCCTTTTCCGCCACCGCCGCGGCAATGGAGAGGAAGATACCGTTGCGGAAAGGGACATAGGTGACGGGGATCCCCTCCTCTATGCCCCCCGTCGGCACATCGATGGAGCGGTCCACCAGGGCGGAGGCGCCGATGCGCTCGAAAAAAGGGAGGTCGATGACATACCGTGCCGATTTGTCGATCTCCAGCGCGTCGCAGATCGCTTCGAAAGCTTTCCTCTCACGCTGCTGCGTCCGCTGACGATAATCGAAATGGAGCGCAACCAGCCCATACCCTTTTTTCCTGGCGATGTAGGCCGCCGTCGTCGAATCCATCCCGCCGCTTAGAATCACTACCGCTTTTTTCAAATGTCTCACCTCAATGTTATTACGGTACTTCAAGATTAAGGTTCATTTCGGTTTTAGGCGGATTTTATGGCGGCCGTTTGGCATAGGATGTGCCAAACAGCCCTCAACCTCGGAGAAATCCCGGGGAGGGGATTTCGAGAATGAGCGCAAAACTGAAAGAAACCTTGAATTTGAAGTACCCTGCAATGCTATCTCTTCTCCCGGAATTTTATCGAACTTTGGATAAAATCGCTTCCATGATCACGATACACAACGAAACCGATTACCGGCCCAACGAAAACCTGCTCGAACAGATCGCCACGGAACTGACCGACCGGGATGTGGAACTCACCTTCACCGACAATGCGACGATACGCGAGATAAACCGGCAGCAGAGAAACGTGGACGCCCCGACGGATGTCCTCAGCTTTCCGCTGGAGAAGGTTCCCTTCGCCCCCCTGGGAGAGATCGTCATCAGCGTCGAATACGCCGCCGACAAGGCGAGCCAGTACGGAAACTCCCTCGACGACGAGATCGCCCTGCTCTTCATCCACGGCCTGCTCCATCTGCTGGGGTACGACCACGAGACGGACGACGGGCAGATGCGCCAAAAAGAGGAGGAACTCATCCGCCGCTTCGGGCTCCCCGAAAGCCTTATCATCCGCACGGAGAGCGGCCAATGATCGATTTCGTCATCTTCGTCGTCAGTATGGGAGCCCTGATATGGGGGGCCGAATTCATCATCAAAGAATCAGAGCGCATCGCCCTGCACTACGGCATCAGCGAATTCATCATCGGCGCCACCCTCATCGCCCTGGGCACCAGCCTACCGGAGATGGCCGCCAGCATTTCGGCCAGTATCAAGGCCCAGAGCGACATGGCGGTCGCCAACGTCATCGGCTCCAATATCATGAACATCTCCCTCGTACTCGGTGCCGTCTTCCTCATCGCCAGCCGCGTCACCCCCCACAGGGACCTCTTCTTCAAAGACAGCGCCTGGCTTCTTTTTCCCGTCATCATCTTCCCCCTGATGATTCTCGACGGCAGCCTCTCCCGAGTCGACGGCTTTTTGCTGATGGCGATGATGGTCGCCTATGTCCTCTTTCTTATCCAGTCGGGCGCCGAGGAGGAGATCGCCGAAGTGGACGAGGAGCTGAAGCGTGAACCTTTCCGATGGTCCAGAACCCTGGCCCTGCTCGTCATCGGTTTCGTTCTTGTCGTGGGCGGGGCGGACTACGCCATCGACAGCGCCGCCAACATCGCCCGAAGCTTCGGTATCAGCGAATGGATCATCGGCCTGCTGCTCATCGCTTTCGGCACCAGCCTTCCGGAACTGGTCGTCAGCATCAAGGCGGCCCGCGCCGGCAAAGCCGACATGAGCATCGGCAACATCATCGGCTCCAACATGGCCAACACCTCCGTCGTCCTCGGCTCCGCCGCCCTGACACGCCCCCTGAGCGTCGACCTGGCGAGCAGCTCTTTCGACATCCTCCTGATGATGGGCGTCACCCTGATGCTCGTCTTCATCACCGCCAACCGCCTCTATGCCAGAGCCAGCGGCGTCATGCTGCTCATCGTCCTGGCCATCTTCCTGGAACATGCTCTGGGTTGAGAAACCCTTTTACCGTGTAATGTACCCGCGGTCGACCAGCCAGTCATAGATCGCTTTGGTGACGGGCCCTGCGGCGCTGCCGCCGTGGCCGCCGTGTTCGATGAGTACGGTAACGACAAACTTGGGCCTTCGGTAGGGGCCGTAGGTGGTCAGCCAGGCGTGGGAGCGGTGGTAGTAGGCCAGTTCGCTCTCTTTCATCCGCTTTTTCTCCTCCTGGGGAATGCCGATGACCTGGGCGGTACCCGTCTTGCCCGCCACTTTGACCTTGCAGTCGTGCAGCGTACTGTAGGCGGTCCCTTTGGGGTGGTTGCACACTTCGTACATGGCGCGGCGGATCAGCGGCAGGGCCCGTTTTTCCCGTTCACTCAGGACATCTTCCAGTTCCGCAGGAAGGGGTTTGCCCGCAAGGATTTTTGCCAGCCTTGGCCGGGGCAGCCTGCCGGTGGCCAGCAGCGCCGTATAGCGCGCGACCTGCATCGGCGTCACCAGCACATACCCCTGCCCGATGGCCGAGTTGAGGGTCTCCCCCATATACCAGGGCTGCCCGTACTTGGTCACTTTCCAGTTTTTGTCCGGCACAACACCGATAAATTCGTTGGGAAGGTCGATCCCCGTCTTTTTGCCGAATCCCATCTTTCTCAACTCTTCGGCGATTTTGTTGATGCCCGTCAGCAGGCTCCCTTTGTAGAAGTAGACGTCGCAGCTCTCCCGGATTGCCTTGATCATGTCGGTCTCTTTGTGGCCCCAGCTCTTCCAGCAGCGGAATTTGTGCTTGACCGTCTTGCCCAGTTCGATGGCGCCGTTGCAGTAGAATTTGGTATAAGGGGAGACCTTTCTCGAATCGATGAAGGCGAGGGCGACCCCCGGCTTGATGATGGAGCCCGGCGGATAGAGG
It encodes the following:
- a CDS encoding class 1 fructose-bisphosphatase, with the translated sequence MKTLAPIFDAIERSAHRIREAITNEDLCYGDSCNATGDMQLKLDIQSDLIIAEEFSKITAIKEIASEEKEEAQTLHAKGRYCIAYDPLDGSSLIDVDLSVGTIYGIYEGAFQAQNMIAAVYVVHGPRLEMVTAYKGGIRHYIFRHGRFQEQKIIQLGEKGKLNAPGGTQQYWPAHHKRLIDGLFAEGYRLRYSGGMVPDLHQILLKGGGLFSYPGTTDKPQGKLRKLFEVFPFAFVYETAGGEAIDDKGRRLLELPCDDPHETTPCFFGSRYEIAKVREAYGV
- the metG gene encoding methionine--tRNA ligase, producing MSEKCKKVYITTPIYYVNDVPHIGHAYTTIIADTLARYSRLVGYDVFFLTGTDEHGQKIEQAAKARGKTPQEYADEISARFKNLWDEFEISYDKFIRTTDENHMKGVQKAFEIMYDNGDIYKDVYRGHYCVSCETFFTDTQLIDEEFCPDCGKSTTIVEEESYFFRLSNYETKLLEWYESAPECILPKSKRNEVINFVKNGLEDLSITRTSFDWGVKLPEKLGDPKHVMYVWLDALMNYVTALGYGTDEAKMAYWPAKIHLIGKDILRFHAIYWPAFLMSLGLELPHHVAAHGWWTRNGEKMSKSKGNVVDPKEIADAYGLENFRYFMLREVPFGQDGDFSQRALIDRINSDLGNDLGNLLNRIIGMSGKYFDYNIDSGGVKTYHAEELAEAEAVFARVEPYLYEVQTNRYLEELWKSLRIANKAIDTAMPWAKMKEGKKEEAMATIALVANILAKTAVLLHPFMPKTTDTIAKALGFVISTENYRKLVKEQALLEAFTIEKIPPLFPRIEEPLVATPQEKRDETAKAEEKKAAAKKEKEQTSKEASGANLITIDQFFQTQLKVGTVVEAEEVPKSKKLLKLRVDLGEEKPRQIVAGIKEWYGPADLVGTQVCVVANLKPAKLMGLLSEGMILAAKDDEGLCLIRPEKPKKPGSSIG
- a CDS encoding sodium:proton exchanger, whose translation is MSDTSEPSSDSKIQEFLEDYWDLLSGVVFALGAFLFHHSGHGYLSTLFSGLAIASFSFTVSEIAEILAERLQEPFASFVLTFSAVAVEILLLFMILLEGSHGAHALETVKGGIISAVIVDLNVLLGIAVFVGGLRFKEQEHNEDTSSTYTTILLVASVALLVPSLLHYSKNSGDSLMTASYIIAALLVVYYVTIFIFQTKTHIHFFKATARSRIFRLRRKRAQERNEEEEDEDYIFERLPNIANFFAIFFLIFLIGIIAEIFASDGMKIANDYGISAALAGLVIAIISVSPELFTAVKAAKSDQIQRVVNIAMGASTVSILLTVPILMILAPFAGVHLSLDFNSLQIGALILTIILAWKTTDNGETNYVEGISHLMFFFAYAVIAAFYH
- a CDS encoding TRAP transporter substrate-binding protein; translation: MKRRDFLKTAAAAGAVATLGGCTREQIEGKKSFHTSRGRRVTLKIATSWPAHFPIMGTGVERFAKKCEEMSGGSLRIKVYPKNILVPALAVFDATSSGQIDGFHSGPYYWKGKNPAFALFSGLPLGMVASELKGWMDYGGGYDLWRELYAKHNLYPFMGGNTGVQMGGWFRKPIHSLADLKGLKMRIPGLGGEVMAKLGVNPILLPAGEIYTALERGTIDATEWVGPALDIRMGFYKVAPYYYTGWHEPGSILELTFNKARFEKLGQEHQAIIRYAAEAMTTEMYHEFMDQNARALVKLKEAGIKIYDFPKEVIEAAKKAVGEVVEEQSRQSADFKRVYASMEAYYRLIKPWTDISEAKYLSIR
- the queC gene encoding 7-cyano-7-deazaguanine synthase QueC — encoded protein: MDSTTAAYIARKKGYGLVALHFDYRQRTQQRERKAFEAICDALEIDKSARYVIDLPFFERIGASALVDRSIDVPTGGIEEGIPVTYVPFRNGIFLSIAAAVAEKEGAEALFIGVVEEDSSGYPDCRESFIEAMEKAINLGTKDETRITIETPLVHLKKEDIVKTAVEVGVPLELTWSCYQNEEEACGVCDSCRLRLKGFEKAGLKDPIPYKNVDA
- the ybeY gene encoding rRNA maturation RNase YbeY — encoded protein: MITIHNETDYRPNENLLEQIATELTDRDVELTFTDNATIREINRQQRNVDAPTDVLSFPLEKVPFAPLGEIVISVEYAADKASQYGNSLDDEIALLFIHGLLHLLGYDHETDDGQMRQKEEELIRRFGLPESLIIRTESGQ
- a CDS encoding calcium/sodium antiporter; translation: MIDFVIFVVSMGALIWGAEFIIKESERIALHYGISEFIIGATLIALGTSLPEMAASISASIKAQSDMAVANVIGSNIMNISLVLGAVFLIASRVTPHRDLFFKDSAWLLFPVIIFPLMILDGSLSRVDGFLLMAMMVAYVLFLIQSGAEEEIAEVDEELKREPFRWSRTLALLVIGFVLVVGGADYAIDSAANIARSFGISEWIIGLLLIAFGTSLPELVVSIKAARAGKADMSIGNIIGSNMANTSVVLGSAALTRPLSVDLASSSFDILLMMGVTLMLVFITANRLYARASGVMLLIVLAIFLEHALG